One part of the Desulfonema ishimotonii genome encodes these proteins:
- the ccsB gene encoding c-type cytochrome biogenesis protein CcsB — MNTSSLILSVVTFVYGLSAVLYVIAWIFKKSLPGKLATGVAAVGVAGNIAGILLRWNESYEMGFGHAPLSNLYESLVFFAGSIVGLYLFIEHRYKNRVIGAFVVPIATLSMAYASFAQNISDRIQPLIPALKSNWLIAHVVACFLGYAGFAIAFGISIMYIFKHRDAGGQNAILGRVPDLETLDDLTHKMVQFGFLFLTTGIITGAVWANSAWGRYWGWDPKETWSLITWFIYATLLHARLMRGWYGKKIAYISVIGFMAVLFTYFGVNLLPGLHSYGSQ; from the coding sequence TTGTCACATTTGTCTACGGCCTTTCTGCCGTATTGTACGTTATTGCGTGGATATTTAAGAAATCTCTGCCCGGAAAGCTGGCCACCGGGGTCGCCGCTGTCGGTGTGGCCGGCAACATCGCCGGCATTCTCCTCCGGTGGAACGAGTCCTATGAAATGGGGTTCGGCCACGCGCCGCTCTCCAACCTGTATGAATCGCTGGTTTTTTTTGCCGGGTCCATTGTGGGGCTCTACCTGTTCATTGAGCATCGCTATAAAAACCGGGTGATCGGGGCCTTTGTCGTTCCCATTGCCACCCTGTCAATGGCCTATGCGTCTTTTGCCCAGAACATCAGCGACCGCATTCAGCCACTGATTCCCGCATTGAAAAGCAACTGGCTGATCGCCCATGTTGTTGCCTGTTTTCTGGGGTATGCGGGATTTGCCATCGCGTTCGGCATCAGTATCATGTACATCTTCAAACACCGGGATGCCGGCGGGCAGAACGCCATACTGGGGCGTGTCCCGGATCTGGAGACCCTGGATGACCTGACCCATAAGATGGTTCAGTTCGGTTTCCTTTTTCTGACCACAGGGATCATCACCGGTGCCGTCTGGGCCAATTCCGCCTGGGGGCGCTACTGGGGCTGGGATCCCAAGGAGACCTGGTCGCTGATTACCTGGTTTATATATGCAACCTTGTTGCACGCCAGACTGATGCGGGGATGGTATGGCAAAAAAATCGCATATATCTCCGTTATCGGGTTTATGGCGGTGCTGTTTACCTACTTCGGCGTGAACCTGCTGCCGGGCCTGCACAGCTATGGCTCGCAATGA
- the qrcA gene encoding menaquinone reductase multiheme cytochrome c subunit QrcA: protein MSALEEKTKEVSEGGGFTMLFFIIGLVVSLIFGWVVFPELLYSQKKQPFDFNHALHSELVDEGCESCHFFREDGSYAGVPQLAQCVGCHEDVQGETEDEAIFVNEYVKTGQEVPWLVYSRQPDCVFFSHVAHVKTAGMDCQTCHGDIGQSTSLKVYEENRITGYSRDIWGKNIAGFKTHTWDRMKMDDCSECHVNLGVKQASVQTGKGACFVCHK from the coding sequence ATGAGTGCATTAGAGGAAAAAACAAAAGAGGTTTCCGAAGGTGGCGGATTCACCATGCTATTTTTTATCATCGGGCTTGTCGTGAGTCTGATATTCGGATGGGTGGTTTTCCCTGAACTTCTCTACTCCCAGAAGAAGCAGCCTTTTGACTTCAACCATGCGTTACACAGCGAACTTGTGGATGAAGGCTGTGAGAGCTGCCATTTCTTTCGTGAAGACGGAAGCTATGCCGGGGTTCCCCAGTTAGCGCAGTGTGTCGGGTGTCATGAGGATGTGCAGGGAGAGACTGAGGATGAGGCGATATTCGTAAACGAATATGTCAAAACCGGACAGGAAGTGCCCTGGCTGGTTTACTCCCGTCAGCCGGACTGTGTTTTCTTTTCCCATGTCGCACATGTCAAAACCGCAGGAATGGACTGCCAGACATGTCACGGGGATATCGGGCAGTCAACCAGCCTGAAGGTATACGAGGAGAACCGGATCACCGGTTACAGCCGGGATATCTGGGGAAAGAATATTGCCGGGTTCAAGACACATACATGGGACCGTATGAAGATGGACGATTGTTCCGAATGCCATGTCAATCTCGGGGTAAAACAGGCAAGCGTTCAGACTGGAAAAGGTGCCTGTTTCGTGTGCCACAAGTAA
- the qrcB gene encoding menaquinone reductase molybdopterin-binding-like subunit QrcB: MKIDRRSFLSLGIGVTAGTTLSPLPWKLTDDLSIWTQMWPWTPVPKDGEVSYVHSVCTLCPGGCGISVRKVADRAVKIEGMDGYPGNDGSACPLGLSGLQLLYGPTAIQSPLKRVGERGAGKWQKISWEAAIAEVAEKIGRLREDGKAHTLGCITDSDCGTVPELFKRFLTAFGSPNFMRTPSCADTYEMTLKLMHGTDASPGFDVENANFVLSFGSGIIEGWGTPGRMFRAHSAWKDKKVKVVQAEPRLSNTAAKAGQWLPISPGTEGILALGLAHVIIKENLYDKNFVDNYSFGFEDWKDSTGKVCKGFKSVVTDRYTPGYVSGITGIDSGDIEALAREFAGASSPLAICGRGQGSVPGSIHEFMAVHALNALMGNLNRAGGVSAVQRADYITWPEPEPDRVAQNSLKNERADGAGSARYPYTKSLLTRLPAAINSAEESPIQALFVANANPCYTLPDTEQVREAFAKIPLIVSFAAHMNETAEMADIILPDLGHLERYEDVPTPFGMNTPMVGLARPVVSPRKGARHVGDALLLLAKQMGGSIAKAFPWTGYEDCLKKTMGKSWTGLTENGFVAKADYKPAGWDAAFATPSKKFQFMSEACGHEGKTGLGAVAAEGDPKAYPLVLIPYDSMRLSGGAVANTPFLTKTVADTVLTGKEAWAEVNPKTGGKLGLAEGVHATLTTPKGSVRVRVHFSNGMMPGMIAMPRGLGHTAPDAYLAGKGINLNALVGPVADPTSGLDAAWGIRANLVIA, encoded by the coding sequence ATGAAAATAGACAGAAGAAGTTTCTTGTCCCTTGGGATCGGTGTCACTGCCGGTACAACCCTTTCGCCACTGCCCTGGAAGCTTACGGATGATTTATCCATATGGACGCAGATGTGGCCGTGGACGCCGGTGCCGAAAGACGGTGAGGTCAGCTATGTGCATTCGGTTTGCACCCTGTGTCCGGGGGGCTGCGGTATCTCCGTTCGCAAAGTCGCTGACCGGGCGGTGAAAATAGAAGGAATGGACGGGTATCCCGGCAATGACGGCAGCGCCTGCCCGCTCGGTCTTTCCGGGCTTCAGTTGCTTTACGGCCCCACCGCCATACAGTCGCCGCTGAAACGGGTTGGCGAACGGGGCGCGGGCAAATGGCAGAAGATCTCCTGGGAGGCGGCCATTGCCGAGGTCGCGGAAAAAATCGGCAGGCTGAGAGAAGACGGAAAAGCCCACACTCTGGGATGTATTACGGATTCGGACTGCGGAACCGTGCCGGAACTTTTCAAACGGTTTCTAACCGCCTTCGGCTCTCCCAATTTCATGCGGACGCCCTCCTGTGCCGATACCTATGAGATGACACTGAAGCTGATGCACGGCACGGACGCCTCCCCCGGATTTGACGTGGAAAACGCCAACTTCGTCCTGAGTTTCGGCAGCGGCATTATCGAAGGCTGGGGCACGCCGGGGCGCATGTTCAGGGCCCACAGCGCCTGGAAGGATAAGAAGGTCAAGGTGGTTCAGGCGGAACCCCGGCTGTCCAATACGGCGGCCAAGGCCGGACAGTGGCTTCCCATCAGTCCGGGCACCGAGGGGATTCTGGCGCTGGGGCTGGCCCATGTCATCATTAAGGAAAATCTCTACGATAAGAACTTTGTCGATAATTACAGTTTCGGCTTTGAGGACTGGAAAGACAGCACGGGCAAGGTCTGCAAGGGCTTTAAATCCGTTGTGACCGACCGGTACACGCCGGGATATGTCTCCGGGATCACCGGCATTGACAGCGGGGACATTGAGGCGCTGGCCAGGGAATTTGCCGGTGCATCCAGTCCGCTCGCCATTTGCGGACGCGGCCAGGGCAGTGTGCCGGGCAGCATTCACGAGTTTATGGCCGTTCACGCCCTCAACGCCCTCATGGGCAATCTCAACCGGGCCGGCGGCGTATCTGCGGTTCAGCGTGCGGATTATATCACCTGGCCCGAACCCGAACCGGACCGTGTGGCCCAGAACAGCCTGAAGAATGAGCGGGCCGACGGGGCAGGCAGTGCGCGGTATCCCTATACAAAATCCCTGCTGACCCGGCTTCCCGCTGCGATTAACAGCGCGGAGGAATCGCCCATCCAGGCGCTTTTCGTCGCAAACGCCAACCCGTGCTACACCCTGCCGGACACAGAGCAGGTTCGTGAGGCGTTCGCCAAAATTCCCCTCATTGTCAGCTTTGCCGCCCACATGAACGAGACCGCTGAGATGGCGGACATTATCCTGCCGGATCTCGGACACCTGGAACGCTATGAGGATGTGCCCACCCCCTTTGGCATGAACACGCCGATGGTCGGCCTGGCCCGCCCCGTTGTTTCGCCCCGGAAGGGCGCCAGACATGTCGGCGACGCCCTGCTGCTGCTGGCAAAACAGATGGGCGGCAGTATCGCCAAGGCATTTCCCTGGACCGGCTATGAGGATTGTCTGAAGAAGACCATGGGCAAAAGCTGGACGGGGCTGACGGAAAACGGCTTTGTTGCGAAGGCGGATTATAAGCCTGCCGGATGGGATGCGGCCTTTGCCACACCGTCAAAGAAATTTCAGTTCATGTCCGAAGCCTGCGGACACGAGGGCAAAACCGGCCTGGGTGCGGTTGCTGCGGAAGGCGATCCGAAGGCGTATCCGCTGGTGCTGATTCCCTATGATTCCATGAGGCTCTCCGGGGGAGCGGTGGCCAATACGCCGTTTCTGACCAAGACCGTTGCCGATACGGTCCTCACCGGCAAAGAGGCCTGGGCGGAGGTGAATCCGAAGACCGGCGGCAAGCTCGGTCTGGCCGAAGGGGTTCATGCGACACTCACTACCCCCAAAGGTTCTGTCCGGGTCAGGGTTCATTTTTCAAACGGCATGATGCCCGGCATGATCGCCATGCCCAGAGGACTGGGCCACACCGCTCCGGATGCGTATCTGGCCGGAAAGGGGATCAACCTGAACGCGCTGGTCGGCCCTGTGGCGGACCCGACTTCCGGTCTCGACGCGGCATGGGGGATACGGGCAAATCTGGTCATTGCCTGA
- the qrcC gene encoding menaquinone reductase iron-sulfur cluster-binding subunit QrcC → MKKAQEQNKPKKYGMVIDLDKCTGCGACMVACMAENNVPFKKDESNKKDSITWMRVYKLTNDEKYPDADICYLPRPCQHCEGQHGHSPCVSVCPATATDYSEETGIVSQIYTRCFGCRYCMAACPYHARYFNWWDPVWPEGMEKMLNPDVSPRMRGIVEKCSFCFHRYQSAMDKAHYEGRRDIEEGEYQTACTQACPAGAITFGDLNNPAHKVHELKKHPDAFRLLERLGTNPKIYYMSNREWVRKAGDNHLMAEKPAKKQH, encoded by the coding sequence ATGAAGAAAGCACAGGAACAGAATAAACCCAAAAAATACGGAATGGTCATAGACCTGGACAAATGTACCGGGTGCGGCGCCTGCATGGTTGCCTGCATGGCCGAAAACAATGTGCCGTTCAAGAAGGATGAATCGAACAAAAAGGACAGTATCACCTGGATGCGGGTGTACAAGCTGACCAACGATGAAAAATATCCGGATGCGGATATATGCTACCTGCCCAGACCGTGTCAGCACTGTGAGGGCCAGCACGGGCATTCCCCCTGCGTATCGGTCTGTCCGGCCACGGCAACGGATTACAGCGAGGAGACCGGCATTGTCAGCCAGATCTACACCCGGTGTTTCGGCTGCCGGTACTGCATGGCCGCCTGTCCGTATCATGCCCGGTATTTTAACTGGTGGGATCCGGTCTGGCCCGAAGGCATGGAAAAGATGCTCAACCCGGACGTATCCCCCCGTATGCGGGGCATTGTGGAGAAGTGCAGCTTCTGTTTTCACCGGTATCAGAGTGCAATGGATAAAGCCCATTACGAGGGGCGGCGGGACATTGAGGAAGGTGAATATCAGACCGCCTGTACCCAGGCCTGTCCTGCCGGTGCCATCACCTTCGGCGATCTGAACAATCCTGCACACAAAGTGCATGAGCTGAAAAAGCATCCCGATGCCTTCCGCCTGCTGGAGCGTCTGGGAACCAATCCGAAGATCTATTATATGTCAAACCGGGAGTGGGTACGCAAGGCCGGTGACAATCACCTGATGGCCGAAAAACCGGCGAAAAAACAACATTAG
- the qrcD gene encoding menaquinone reductase integral membrane subunit QrcD has protein sequence MDSALIPEGVKRCSTGKFALFIGIVGAVLLWGVYAMLLCWLKGLNQTNMNDYYGFALWIWADLAVIALGGGAFFTGFLRYIVGKDELKNIINYAVLIGFICYSSALLILAIDIGQPLRGWFIFWHANVHSMLTEVAFCLSCYFAVLSIEYLPLILENRQLNKVPFFHHLAHNMHEVMAVFAATGAFLSFFHQGSLGGVAGVLFGRPFSFREGVFVWPWTFFLFTWSAAAYGPCFTLSLTKLIEAITGKQLVGEKCVNLLAKISGWMILTYIIAKIADTWYWASVLAPAQGFTLMDFYSNNPVYGIWILVLEIVIGGIIPALILITERGRKNPMLFILAIILGVIGVSINRWVMVLQVMAVPVMPFDTWAMYFPSWQEIATTILPVAYGVILIAISYRYLPVFPQERELND, from the coding sequence ATGGATTCTGCATTAATACCCGAGGGCGTTAAGCGCTGTTCAACAGGGAAATTCGCCCTGTTCATCGGTATTGTCGGTGCTGTTCTGCTGTGGGGCGTTTATGCCATGCTGCTTTGCTGGCTCAAGGGCCTTAACCAGACCAATATGAATGATTATTACGGGTTCGCCCTGTGGATCTGGGCTGATCTCGCGGTGATCGCACTGGGCGGCGGCGCTTTCTTTACAGGTTTTCTGAGGTACATTGTCGGAAAAGACGAATTAAAGAACATCATCAACTACGCCGTGCTGATCGGTTTTATCTGCTACAGCTCCGCACTGCTGATTCTCGCCATTGATATCGGACAGCCGCTGAGGGGATGGTTTATTTTCTGGCACGCCAATGTTCACTCCATGCTGACCGAGGTGGCATTCTGTCTCTCCTGCTACTTCGCCGTACTCTCAATTGAGTACCTCCCCCTGATTCTCGAAAACCGACAGCTGAACAAGGTGCCGTTTTTTCATCATCTCGCCCACAACATGCACGAAGTGATGGCCGTGTTTGCCGCAACCGGCGCATTCCTGTCCTTCTTCCATCAGGGATCGCTGGGCGGTGTTGCCGGTGTGCTGTTCGGACGGCCTTTTTCCTTCCGGGAAGGGGTATTTGTCTGGCCGTGGACCTTCTTTCTGTTTACCTGGTCCGCAGCCGCTTACGGCCCGTGTTTTACCCTCTCTCTGACCAAACTGATCGAGGCGATCACCGGCAAACAGTTGGTGGGGGAGAAATGTGTCAATCTGCTGGCCAAGATCTCAGGCTGGATGATCCTGACCTACATCATTGCCAAAATCGCCGATACCTGGTACTGGGCTTCGGTGCTGGCACCGGCCCAGGGATTTACGCTGATGGATTTCTACTCCAACAACCCGGTCTACGGCATCTGGATTCTTGTCCTTGAGATCGTGATTGGCGGCATTATTCCGGCCCTGATCCTCATCACCGAGAGAGGGCGGAAGAACCCCATGCTCTTTATCCTGGCCATCATACTCGGTGTGATCGGCGTCAGCATAAACCGCTGGGTGATGGTCCTTCAGGTCATGGCGGTTCCGGTAATGCCCTTTGACACCTGGGCCATGTATTTTCCGAGCTGGCAGGAGATTGCCACGACAATTCTGCCTGTTGCCTATGGTGTGATTCTGATCGCGATCTCTTATCGTTACCTGCCGGTCTTTCCGCAGGAGAGAGAACTGAACGATTAA